The Niallia alba genome includes a window with the following:
- a CDS encoding deoxynucleoside kinase, with product MNSIPFITVEGPIGVGKTSLAKLLSEYFQYELLKEIVEENPFLGKFYENIDEWSFQTEMFFLCNRFKQLNDTRDHYLTKNIPVVADYHILKNLIFAKRSLQDSDLDKYVRIYDVLTEDLPMPNIIIYLHASLDTIMARIKKRDRDIEKNISPLYLEQLSSDYDIVMNDFKKNNPQIPVLDFNGDTLDFVQNKQDLVKIINTIKETLNIGAFNHESTNKI from the coding sequence GTGAATAGTATCCCTTTTATTACAGTAGAAGGACCCATTGGAGTTGGTAAAACTTCTTTAGCTAAATTACTCTCAGAGTATTTTCAATACGAACTCCTAAAAGAAATTGTCGAAGAAAATCCTTTCCTCGGAAAATTTTACGAAAACATTGATGAATGGAGTTTTCAAACAGAAATGTTTTTCCTATGTAATCGATTTAAGCAGTTAAACGACACAAGAGACCATTATTTAACTAAAAATATACCTGTAGTGGCAGATTATCATATATTAAAAAATCTTATTTTCGCGAAAAGATCTTTACAGGATAGCGATTTAGACAAGTATGTCCGCATCTATGATGTATTAACAGAAGACCTGCCAATGCCGAATATTATTATTTATCTACATGCTAGTTTAGATACAATAATGGCACGAATTAAAAAAAGAGATAGAGATATCGAAAAAAATATTAGTCCTCTGTATTTAGAACAATTATCTTCTGACTACGATATCGTTATGAATGACTTCAAAAAAAATAACCCACAAATTCCTGTATTAGACTTTAATGGAGATACATTGGACTTTGTTCAAAATAAACAAGACTTAGTAAAAATTATTAACACAATAAAAGAAACTTTAAATATAGGAGCCTTTAATCATGAATCTACGAACAAAATATAA
- a CDS encoding thiamine phosphate synthase has product MKIMAVTDNTHSLEKLLSILLEIHPYVDYVQIREKAKSPIEIYTLCERLLKEGVPIDKIIVNDRLDIATLLSLKNVHLPSNGLSVNSKEEAILAERSQTDYVIYGHCYSTNSKEGKPPVTLSTISEIKSELSVPLYAIGGITEERVGKLAELGADGVAIMSAIFSASDPLMAIKRIRERCETIGIKTI; this is encoded by the coding sequence ATGAAAATAATGGCCGTAACAGATAATACGCACTCTTTAGAGAAGCTTTTGTCTATTTTATTAGAAATCCATCCATATGTTGATTATGTGCAAATTAGGGAGAAAGCAAAAAGTCCAATCGAAATTTATACCCTTTGTGAGAGATTGCTTAAGGAGGGAGTTCCTATAGATAAAATCATTGTTAATGATCGTCTTGATATTGCGACACTGCTTTCGTTAAAAAATGTACATTTGCCATCAAATGGGTTATCTGTTAACAGCAAAGAAGAAGCTATATTAGCAGAAAGAAGCCAGACTGATTATGTAATATACGGACATTGCTATTCAACAAATAGTAAAGAGGGGAAGCCACCCGTTACATTGTCCACTATCTCAGAGATAAAAAGCGAGCTTTCCGTTCCGCTTTATGCTATAGGGGGAATCACGGAAGAACGAGTAGGTAAACTAGCTGAATTAGGTGCAGATGGAGTAGCAATTATGTCTGCTATATTTTCAGCTTCCGATCCATTAATGGCAATAAAACGAATAAGAGAAAGATGTGAAACTATTGGAATCAAAACAATTTGA
- the thiO gene encoding glycine oxidase ThiO, translating into MKLLESKQFDVVIVGGGIIGSSIAYYLAKENRKVAILEADKIGGKSTSAAAGMLGAHSEYKEFKHLYPFARSSQLLYKQLYEEIRELTAIDFEKRNGGLLKLVYSENEKKELESILSLSSVEWLDNKEARKRVPQLSKEVMGAAYLQEDVHITPLIACNSLSKGAQLFGAEIYEYTRVLAVSKTGMEYSIKTAQGTFLAKNVVIASGVWSNYFFQQLGLSHEIIPVKGECVAAINEGAPLRYAVFHDQFYIVPRNNNELIIGATKKWNDWSENPSLDGLEEVIQKAKKMIPEVGEMKWTRAWAGLRPQTYDGHPYIGEHPEMKGLYFATGHQRNGILLAPATGKMIRDLIIGTPVEKEWLDAFKVERNIFAYGGGK; encoded by the coding sequence GTGAAACTATTGGAATCAAAACAATTTGATGTCGTAATTGTTGGTGGCGGAATTATCGGTAGTTCGATTGCTTACTATTTGGCAAAGGAAAATAGGAAAGTTGCTATATTAGAAGCAGACAAAATTGGTGGGAAATCAACAAGTGCAGCAGCTGGAATGCTTGGTGCTCATTCTGAATATAAAGAATTTAAACATCTCTACCCATTTGCAAGAAGCAGTCAGCTTTTATATAAACAGCTTTATGAAGAGATAAGAGAGTTAACTGCTATTGATTTTGAGAAAAGAAATGGTGGGTTATTGAAACTTGTATACTCAGAAAATGAGAAAAAGGAGCTAGAATCTATTCTATCCTTATCTTCGGTGGAGTGGCTGGATAATAAAGAAGCTAGAAAAAGAGTTCCCCAGCTTTCAAAGGAAGTTATGGGAGCTGCTTATTTACAAGAGGATGTCCATATCACACCATTAATTGCATGTAATAGCTTGAGTAAAGGAGCACAACTATTTGGTGCTGAAATTTATGAATATACTCGTGTATTAGCTGTGAGTAAGACAGGAATGGAATATTCAATAAAAACAGCGCAAGGGACCTTTTTAGCAAAAAATGTAGTTATTGCAAGTGGAGTGTGGAGCAACTACTTTTTTCAGCAATTAGGATTATCCCATGAAATTATTCCGGTTAAGGGAGAATGTGTAGCAGCAATAAATGAGGGAGCACCATTACGTTATGCTGTATTCCATGATCAATTTTACATTGTACCTCGAAATAATAACGAGCTAATTATTGGGGCAACGAAAAAATGGAATGATTGGAGCGAGAATCCCTCGCTTGACGGTTTAGAAGAGGTTATACAAAAAGCAAAGAAAATGATACCAGAAGTTGGAGAAATGAAGTGGACGAGAGCTTGGGCTGGGCTTAGACCACAGACATATGATGGTCATCCATATATAGGGGAGCATCCAGAGATGAAGGGCTTATATTTTGCAACAGGTCATCAAAGAAATGGTATTCTTTTAGCCCCAGCAACAGGAAAGATGATTCGCGACTTAATTATTGGAACGCCTGTAGAGAAGGAGTGGCTAGATGCTTTTAAAGTAGAGCGTAATATATTTGCTTATGGGGGAGGGAAATAA
- the thiS gene encoding sulfur carrier protein ThiS, translated as MNIQLNGKEQQLPKEVVTVTNLLHFFELSNRIVIVEVNRDILQKEQYQTHLLKDSDRVELIHFVGGG; from the coding sequence TTGAACATACAACTGAATGGCAAGGAACAGCAGCTACCGAAAGAGGTAGTTACGGTAACAAATTTATTGCATTTTTTTGAATTAAGTAATCGGATTGTCATTGTAGAAGTAAATCGAGATATTTTACAAAAAGAACAGTATCAAACGCATTTACTAAAAGATAGCGATAGAGTGGAATTAATTCATTTTGTTGGAGGAGGATAA
- a CDS encoding thiazole synthase yields MLKIADRTFQSRLLLGTGKYPSFEVQKKAVEVSGSEILTFAVRRMDIFEESQPNFLEQLDLNRYTLLPNTAGAKTAEEAVRIAKLAKASGLCDMIKVEVIGCDKSLLPDPVETLKASEQLLEEGFIVLPYTSDDVVLAKRLEQLGVHAIMPGASPIGSGKGIINPLNLQFIIEQSTVPVIVDAGIGSPKDAAYAMELGADGVLLNTAVSNANDPVKMAIAMKLAIEAGRLGYEAGRIAEKNYGVASSPLAGMITS; encoded by the coding sequence ATGTTAAAAATAGCAGATCGTACTTTTCAGTCTAGATTACTACTTGGAACTGGGAAATATCCGTCATTTGAAGTCCAAAAAAAAGCGGTAGAGGTATCGGGAAGTGAGATATTAACCTTTGCTGTACGTAGAATGGATATATTTGAAGAATCACAGCCTAACTTTTTAGAGCAATTGGATTTAAACCGGTATACCCTACTTCCGAATACGGCGGGAGCAAAAACAGCGGAAGAAGCAGTACGGATTGCTAAGCTTGCAAAGGCATCTGGTTTATGTGACATGATTAAAGTGGAAGTGATTGGTTGTGATAAATCGCTACTTCCTGATCCAGTAGAAACACTAAAAGCGTCTGAACAACTATTAGAAGAAGGGTTTATTGTCTTGCCATATACTTCTGATGATGTTGTCCTTGCTAAACGTCTAGAACAGCTAGGTGTACACGCCATCATGCCAGGTGCTTCACCAATTGGATCTGGAAAAGGAATTATCAATCCATTAAATTTGCAATTTATTATAGAACAAAGCACAGTTCCAGTTATTGTAGATGCAGGAATTGGTTCACCTAAGGATGCAGCCTATGCGATGGAGCTTGGAGCAGATGGGGTACTTCTGAATACAGCGGTATCGAATGCAAATGACCCAGTAAAAATGGCCATTGCTATGAAGTTGGCAATTGAAGCTGGTCGGTTGGGATATGAAGCAGGACGAATAGCGGAGAAAAACTATGGTGTCGCAAGTAGTCCATTAGCGGGGATGATTACATCTTGA
- a CDS encoding ThiF family adenylyltransferase, with protein MTSRFFKQELFIGKEGQRNIENSHAVILGAGALGSAVSEMLVRAGIGKLTIIDRDYVEQSNLQRQQLYTEEDAVKKLPKAIAAMKRLKEISSHTRIESIVEEINCHTIEKFIEGASILIDGTDNFETRLVINDAAIKRRIPFLFGACVGSYGLSYSVVEENAPCLHCLIDRLPSQQITCDTAGVISPIVQWVAAMQVSQAMQILSGETVLPVLRSFDIWKMEYVEMNVAKLKHTNCPTCGKEASFPYLSQQNQTKAAVLCGRDAVHIRPPTPKGLDLYEFSQQWKSLVENLIANPYLVSFHYNDYRVVLFKDGRAIIHGTSEVSVAKSIYTRLVG; from the coding sequence TTGACTAGTCGTTTTTTTAAACAGGAATTATTTATTGGAAAAGAAGGGCAACGAAATATCGAAAATAGCCATGCCGTTATTTTAGGAGCAGGTGCCCTAGGATCAGCAGTTTCTGAGATGCTAGTAAGAGCAGGGATAGGAAAGCTTACTATTATTGATCGAGATTATGTAGAGCAAAGCAATCTTCAAAGACAACAGCTATATACGGAAGAGGATGCAGTAAAAAAACTGCCTAAAGCAATTGCTGCAATGAAGAGGCTAAAAGAGATTAGCAGTCATACACGGATTGAATCGATAGTAGAAGAGATAAATTGCCATACAATTGAAAAATTTATAGAAGGTGCTTCCATTTTAATAGATGGCACTGATAATTTTGAGACGAGATTAGTAATAAATGATGCTGCGATTAAGCGTCGAATTCCTTTTCTATTTGGAGCTTGTGTGGGAAGCTATGGGCTTTCCTATTCAGTGGTCGAAGAGAATGCTCCTTGTCTTCATTGTTTGATCGATCGGCTTCCTTCTCAGCAAATTACATGTGATACTGCAGGAGTTATTAGTCCAATTGTTCAATGGGTAGCAGCGATGCAAGTATCACAAGCTATGCAGATTCTTTCAGGTGAAACAGTATTGCCAGTTCTTCGTTCCTTTGATATTTGGAAAATGGAATATGTGGAAATGAATGTCGCAAAGTTAAAACATACTAATTGTCCAACTTGTGGGAAAGAGGCAAGTTTCCCATATTTATCCCAACAAAACCAAACAAAAGCAGCGGTGTTATGTGGAAGAGATGCAGTTCATATTCGCCCACCAACACCTAAAGGATTAGATTTATACGAGTTCTCACAGCAGTGGAAGTCACTCGTTGAAAATTTAATTGCAAATCCTTATTTAGTATCTTTTCATTATAATGATTATCGGGTGGTTCTTTTTAAAGACGGGCGTGCTATCATTCATGGAACTTCAGAAGTAAGTGTAGCCAAGTCAATATATACGAGATTAGTAGGATAG
- a CDS encoding glycosyl hydrolase family 18 protein, producing the protein MQIHVVSNNQTLMGIAAAYGTTVNDLVEANDLPNPNQLTIGQALVIPIIGSFYWVQPGDSLWSIAQRFRLNYEQLASINSIPANQSLQVGLRLYIPERPKRPVDINAYVEPRGTSVAPNLEASAREAAPYLTYLAPFSFQALRDGSLKEPLLNNFPDIARQNNNVLMMVITNQENDQFSDELGRILLNDEAIQNNFINNIVITAKKYGFKDIHFDFEYLRPADREAYNRFLRKAKNRFSQEGWLLSTALAPKTSATQQGKWYEGHDYKAHGEIVDFVVIMTYEWGYSGGPAMAVSPIGPVRDVLEYAITEIPSSKIMMGQNLYGYDWTLPFVEGTVARALSPQAAIQLAADNNAVILYDQKAQAPYFKYTDSEGKLHEVWFEDARSIQAKFNLIKELNLRGISYWKLGLPFPQNWLLILDNFQVTKRT; encoded by the coding sequence ATGCAAATTCATGTTGTCAGTAACAACCAAACCTTAATGGGCATTGCAGCTGCATATGGAACGACAGTTAATGATTTAGTAGAAGCGAATGATCTACCAAATCCAAACCAACTAACAATAGGGCAAGCACTTGTCATTCCCATTATCGGAAGCTTTTACTGGGTTCAACCAGGAGACAGCCTCTGGTCCATCGCTCAGAGGTTCCGATTAAATTATGAACAATTAGCTTCCATTAATTCCATTCCTGCCAACCAATCTTTACAAGTTGGTTTACGATTATATATTCCTGAAAGACCAAAAAGACCAGTTGATATCAATGCATATGTAGAACCAAGGGGAACATCTGTTGCGCCAAATCTAGAGGCAAGTGCACGAGAAGCAGCTCCTTACTTAACCTATCTTGCTCCATTTAGCTTTCAAGCATTACGAGACGGAAGCTTAAAAGAACCGCTTCTCAATAATTTCCCTGATATCGCCAGACAAAATAATAATGTATTAATGATGGTGATTACCAATCAAGAAAATGACCAATTTAGTGATGAACTAGGAAGAATCCTATTAAACGATGAAGCAATTCAAAATAACTTTATCAATAATATAGTCATAACTGCTAAAAAATACGGATTTAAAGATATCCATTTTGATTTTGAATATTTAAGACCAGCTGATCGCGAAGCTTATAATCGTTTTCTACGTAAAGCAAAAAATCGTTTTTCTCAGGAAGGATGGTTATTATCGACTGCTTTGGCACCAAAAACAAGTGCCACTCAACAAGGAAAATGGTATGAAGGGCATGATTACAAAGCACATGGGGAAATTGTAGATTTTGTTGTTATCATGACATATGAATGGGGATATAGCGGCGGACCTGCTATGGCTGTTTCTCCTATTGGACCAGTTAGAGACGTTCTAGAATATGCAATTACAGAAATACCCTCTTCTAAAATTATGATGGGCCAAAATTTATATGGATACGATTGGACACTTCCATTTGTCGAAGGGACAGTGGCAAGAGCACTTAGTCCTCAAGCAGCTATTCAGCTTGCAGCTGACAATAATGCTGTTATACTATATGACCAAAAAGCACAAGCTCCCTATTTTAAATATACAGATAGTGAAGGGAAATTACACGAAGTATGGTTTGAGGATGCCCGTTCCATTCAGGCAAAATTTAATTTAATTAAAGAGTTAAATTTAAGAGGTATTAGCTATTGGAAATTAGGATTACCATTTCCCCAAAACTGGCTTTTAATCCTCGATAATTTTCAAGTAACAAAAAGAACATAA
- a CDS encoding isochorismatase family cysteine hydrolase, whose protein sequence is MESSNTALLIIDMINDFNFEHGNILAEKALIIAEQIQQLKKQCKQENIPIIYINDHYNLWQAELNKVIDYCRNEKSELFIDKIKPDDTDYFLIKPRHSAFYGTALYTLLHQLHVKNLILTGIAGNICVLFTANDAYMREYPLLIPDNCIASVDDEDNKYALRMMKNVMNAKIFTFKKNTIISSLSSS, encoded by the coding sequence ATGGAATCGTCGAACACTGCCCTTTTAATTATCGATATGATAAATGACTTTAATTTTGAACATGGAAATATTTTAGCAGAAAAAGCTTTAATAATTGCAGAACAAATCCAACAACTAAAAAAACAATGTAAACAGGAAAACATACCTATTATTTATATCAATGACCATTATAATTTATGGCAAGCTGAATTAAACAAAGTAATCGATTATTGTAGAAATGAAAAAAGCGAACTATTTATCGATAAAATTAAGCCCGATGATACAGACTATTTTTTAATAAAACCAAGACATTCAGCCTTTTATGGCACCGCTTTATATACATTGCTTCACCAGCTACATGTAAAAAACCTTATTCTTACCGGAATCGCAGGAAATATTTGCGTTCTATTCACTGCAAATGATGCCTATATGCGGGAGTATCCTCTTCTTATTCCGGACAATTGTATTGCTTCTGTTGACGATGAAGATAATAAGTATGCTCTACGTATGATGAAAAATGTCATGAACGCGAAAATATTTACATTCAAAAAAAATACAATCATTTCTTCCCTTTCCTCCTCATAA
- the tadA gene encoding tRNA adenosine(34) deaminase TadA: MEVNQDQLFMKIAIEEAQKAAKIGEVPIGAVIAYKGEVIAKGHNLRETDQSAVAHAELLTIEKACKVLGTWRLEEATLYVTLEPCAMCSGAILLSRIPRVVYGAADPKGGCAGTFMNLLQDSRFNHQSEVISGVLAEECGQLLTSFFQEIRNRRKAEKRLKASNIDSYKN; encoded by the coding sequence ATGGAAGTAAATCAAGATCAATTGTTTATGAAAATAGCTATAGAGGAAGCGCAGAAAGCTGCAAAAATAGGAGAAGTCCCAATAGGAGCAGTTATTGCTTATAAAGGTGAGGTAATAGCTAAAGGTCATAATTTAAGAGAAACAGACCAATCTGCTGTAGCTCATGCTGAATTACTTACTATTGAAAAGGCATGCAAGGTATTGGGGACTTGGAGGCTAGAAGAGGCAACGCTTTATGTTACGCTTGAGCCATGCGCTATGTGCTCTGGTGCTATTCTACTGTCCCGTATTCCACGAGTAGTTTATGGAGCTGCTGATCCAAAAGGAGGGTGTGCTGGTACTTTTATGAATCTACTTCAAGATAGTCGTTTTAATCATCAAAGTGAAGTAATATCTGGTGTATTAGCAGAAGAATGCGGGCAGTTGTTGACGTCTTTTTTTCAAGAAATAAGAAATCGAAGAAAGGCAGAAAAGAGATTAAAAGCGAGTAATATAGATTCTTACAAAAATTAA
- the dnaX gene encoding DNA polymerase III subunit gamma/tau, with product MNYQALYRVWRPQQFIDVVGQEHVTKTLQNALLQQKISHAYLFSGPRGTGKTSAAKILAKAVNCERAPISEPCNECDACRGITDGTIPDVIEIDAASNNGVEEIRDIRDKVKFAPSSVPYKVYIIDEVHMLSIGAFNALLKTLEEPPKHVIFILATTEPHKIPLTIISRCQRFDFRRITSQAIVNRMRLIMDESAISCEEKALQMIARAADGGMRDALSLLDQAISYSNEIVTVEDALTVTGAVSQNFLNTLSRAILDRDTVKGLQSLDELLLAGKDSNRFIEDFIFFYRDMLLYKTAPNLEESLERVLLDDDFKDLAEEHTHEQIYELINLLNKTQQDMRWTNHPRIFLEVAIVKLCQLETAKTSGQLGVNIPEIQSLLNKLTTLEEELTSLKQKGVAVVAEAQPTQKKARTNRKGFQAPLGKITETLKNATKQELQTVKSNWGVMLNSLVQNQMRSQAALLNEAEPVAASTDSIIIKFKYEIHCQMALDNVKFIETITNSLYQLIGKRYNLLGVPEEQWLNIREEFLNSSHHLDSADEGDGEERQDNPVVSEAIKLFGEELLEVKD from the coding sequence ATGAACTATCAAGCTTTATATCGGGTTTGGCGTCCTCAGCAGTTTATAGATGTGGTAGGGCAGGAACACGTAACAAAGACATTGCAAAATGCCCTTCTTCAACAAAAAATCTCTCACGCTTACTTGTTCTCTGGCCCGAGAGGAACGGGGAAAACAAGTGCGGCAAAAATACTAGCGAAAGCTGTTAATTGTGAGAGAGCACCAATTAGTGAACCTTGTAATGAATGTGATGCATGTAGAGGAATTACAGATGGCACAATACCTGATGTAATTGAAATAGATGCTGCTTCAAATAATGGGGTAGAAGAAATAAGGGATATAAGAGATAAGGTCAAATTTGCTCCTAGCTCTGTACCTTACAAAGTTTATATTATTGATGAAGTTCATATGCTATCAATTGGAGCATTTAATGCCCTTTTGAAAACATTGGAGGAACCCCCTAAACATGTAATCTTTATTTTAGCCACTACTGAACCTCACAAAATTCCTTTAACAATTATTTCAAGATGTCAGCGATTTGATTTTAGACGAATTACGTCGCAAGCGATTGTCAATCGAATGAGATTGATTATGGATGAGTCAGCAATCTCCTGTGAGGAAAAGGCGTTGCAAATGATTGCAAGAGCAGCAGATGGTGGAATGCGTGATGCGTTAAGCCTATTAGACCAAGCGATTTCTTATAGTAATGAAATAGTGACAGTAGAAGATGCTTTGACAGTGACGGGTGCTGTTTCACAAAACTTTTTAAATACGTTGTCTAGAGCGATTTTAGATAGAGATACGGTAAAAGGTTTGCAATCATTAGATGAATTACTTCTTGCAGGGAAAGACTCTAATCGATTTATTGAAGATTTTATCTTTTTCTATCGGGACATGCTGCTGTATAAAACGGCTCCTAATTTAGAAGAATCTTTAGAAAGAGTTTTATTGGATGATGATTTTAAAGATCTTGCAGAAGAGCATACACATGAACAAATTTATGAGCTTATAAATTTGTTGAATAAAACACAGCAAGATATGCGCTGGACAAACCATCCTAGAATCTTCTTAGAAGTAGCAATTGTAAAGCTTTGTCAGTTAGAAACAGCAAAAACATCTGGGCAATTGGGTGTAAATATTCCGGAAATACAATCTTTATTGAATAAGCTAACTACTTTAGAAGAAGAGCTAACGAGTCTTAAGCAAAAAGGTGTTGCTGTAGTAGCTGAAGCACAGCCAACCCAGAAAAAAGCAAGAACGAATAGAAAAGGATTTCAAGCTCCTTTAGGTAAAATAACGGAAACGTTGAAGAACGCAACAAAGCAAGAATTACAAACGGTAAAAAGTAATTGGGGGGTTATGCTAAATAGTCTTGTGCAAAATCAAATGCGATCACAGGCAGCTTTGTTAAATGAAGCAGAACCAGTTGCTGCATCTACGGACTCGATCATTATTAAATTTAAATATGAAATCCACTGTCAAATGGCATTAGATAATGTTAAATTTATAGAGACAATCACTAATTCTTTGTATCAGCTCATAGGAAAAAGGTATAATTTATTAGGAGTCCCTGAAGAACAGTGGCTTAACATTAGAGAAGAATTTCTCAATAGCTCCCACCATCTAGATTCTGCTGATGAGGGAGACGGTGAAGAGCGTCAAGACAATCCTGTTGTTTCAGAAGCAATAAAATTGTTTGGTGAAGAATTATTAGAAGTGAAGGATTAA
- a CDS encoding YbaB/EbfC family nucleoid-associated protein yields the protein MRGMGNMQNMMKQMQKMQKKMAEAQEQLGEEKIEGTAGGGMVTVVVSGHKEVLDVIIKEEVVDPEDVEMLQDLVLAATNDALKKADELTNSTMGQFTKGLNLPGMF from the coding sequence ATGCGTGGAATGGGAAATATGCAAAATATGATGAAGCAAATGCAGAAAATGCAAAAGAAAATGGCGGAAGCTCAAGAACAACTTGGTGAAGAGAAGATTGAAGGAACAGCAGGTGGCGGAATGGTAACAGTTGTTGTATCTGGACATAAGGAAGTTCTTGATGTCATTATTAAGGAAGAGGTTGTAGATCCAGAAGATGTAGAAATGTTACAGGATTTAGTTCTAGCAGCAACGAATGACGCTTTGAAAAAGGCTGATGAACTAACTAACTCTACAATGGGTCAGTTTACAAAAGGATTAAATCTTCCTGGAATGTTTTAA
- the recR gene encoding recombination mediator RecR: MHYPEPISKLIDSFMKLPGIGPKTASRLAFFVLNMKEDTVLDFAKALVNAKRNLTYCSVCGHITDQDPCYICEDSRRDRSIICVVQDPKDVIAMEKMKEYNGLYHVLHGAISPMDGIGPEDINVPSLIKRLQDDEAQEVIMATNPNIEGEATAMYISRLLKPSGIKITRIAHGLPVGGDLEYADEVTLSKALEGRREV; encoded by the coding sequence ATGCATTATCCTGAACCTATATCTAAGCTGATTGACAGCTTTATGAAATTGCCAGGCATCGGGCCTAAAACGGCCTCTAGGCTGGCTTTTTTTGTATTAAATATGAAAGAAGATACAGTGTTAGATTTCGCAAAGGCACTTGTTAATGCAAAAAGAAATCTAACGTATTGCTCTGTGTGCGGCCATATTACAGATCAAGATCCATGCTATATATGTGAAGATAGCAGAAGAGACCGAAGTATTATATGTGTCGTACAAGATCCTAAAGATGTGATTGCTATGGAAAAGATGAAAGAATATAACGGACTTTATCATGTTCTCCATGGTGCAATATCTCCGATGGATGGTATAGGTCCAGAAGACATCAATGTACCGTCTTTAATTAAAAGGTTACAAGATGACGAAGCACAAGAAGTTATTATGGCAACTAATCCGAATATAGAAGGAGAAGCAACAGCCATGTATATTTCTCGTTTACTAAAACCATCAGGAATCAAAATTACACGTATTGCTCATGGTTTACCAGTTGGTGGAGATTTAGAATATGCAGATGAGGTTACACTATCTAAGGCATTAGAAGGTAGAAGAGAAGTGTAA
- a CDS encoding YaaL family protein — MFFQRKGKLRKEFDEKLLVQFSHLKQEWLNDKTLLDKSFDPSDEVICGAKLSEAKYFFLFKEAKQRKINLLR, encoded by the coding sequence ATGTTCTTTCAACGAAAAGGAAAGTTACGGAAGGAATTCGATGAAAAGCTATTAGTCCAATTTAGTCATTTAAAACAAGAATGGTTGAATGATAAGACTTTGTTGGATAAAAGTTTTGATCCTTCCGATGAAGTAATTTGCGGAGCTAAGTTATCAGAGGCTAAATATTTCTTTTTATTTAAAGAAGCAAAACAAAGAAAAATTAACTTGTTGAGATAA
- a CDS encoding pro-sigmaK processing inhibitor BofA family protein, whose amino-acid sequence MSPVVIISVVIGLIILLLVVGTPIKPLRMIGQGIIKIMIGALFLFFLNTVGNQYGIHVPINFTTSAVSGILGIPGVAALVAIQLYII is encoded by the coding sequence GTGAGCCCGGTTGTTATTATCTCTGTTGTTATTGGCTTAATCATCTTGTTATTAGTAGTTGGTACACCGATAAAGCCACTTAGAATGATTGGACAAGGTATTATTAAAATTATGATTGGAGCACTATTTTTATTTTTTTTAAATACAGTTGGAAATCAATATGGCATACATGTGCCGATAAACTTTACAACTTCCGCTGTATCAGGGATTTTAGGAATCCCAGGAGTAGCAGCACTAGTAGCAATTCAACTATATATTATATAA